A region from the Candidatus Electrothrix scaldis genome encodes:
- a CDS encoding NAD-dependent epimerase/dehydratase family protein — translation MKKSKVLVTGGGGFIGLALVQELCRQGKDVRVLGRRRYPAVEEAGAVSLQGDICDLEAVRQAAAGCDTVFHVAAKAGIWGPFHEYYSINVLGTLNVLAACQELGIGNLVYTSTPSVVFDGHDLTGADESLPYSSQPLCAYAATKILAEQHVLRNNSASLRTAAIRPHLVWGPGDTNLIPRLMARGREQSLRIVGTGENQVDIAYIDNVVHAHLLAAENLADQGTAAGQAFFIGQQEPVLLWSWINELFTRMDVPPVTSQVGLGTAKTVGWLLEKGSVLLGKTQEPKMTRFLAEQLAMSHWFSKKKAETLLGYQEKVSTELGMERLIAWLQQERL, via the coding sequence ATGAAGAAGAGTAAGGTATTGGTTACTGGCGGGGGAGGATTTATCGGCCTGGCCCTGGTGCAGGAACTCTGTCGACAGGGTAAGGATGTCCGAGTCTTAGGCCGGCGGCGTTATCCTGCTGTTGAGGAGGCTGGGGCGGTCTCGCTGCAAGGGGATATTTGTGACCTGGAAGCTGTCCGGCAGGCTGCGGCAGGCTGCGATACTGTTTTTCATGTTGCAGCCAAGGCAGGTATCTGGGGACCATTTCATGAGTACTACTCCATTAATGTTCTTGGTACCTTGAACGTCTTAGCTGCCTGCCAGGAATTGGGGATAGGCAATCTGGTCTATACCTCGACCCCGTCCGTGGTTTTTGATGGTCATGATTTGACCGGAGCAGATGAATCGCTTCCTTATTCCTCTCAACCTCTCTGTGCCTATGCCGCTACCAAGATTCTTGCTGAGCAGCATGTTTTACGGAATAACTCAGCCTCTCTGCGCACAGCGGCCATTCGTCCCCATCTTGTTTGGGGGCCTGGTGACACCAATCTTATCCCCCGTTTGATGGCTCGGGGGAGGGAGCAGAGCCTCCGCATCGTCGGGACAGGAGAAAATCAGGTGGATATCGCCTATATTGATAATGTGGTGCATGCTCATCTGTTGGCTGCGGAAAATCTTGCTGACCAGGGGACAGCTGCTGGACAGGCCTTTTTTATTGGCCAACAGGAGCCGGTGCTGCTTTGGTCCTGGATCAATGAGCTTTTTACCCGGATGGACGTGCCTCCGGTCACATCCCAGGTGGGGTTGGGTACGGCAAAGACCGTAGGTTGGTTGCTGGAAAAAGGCTCGGTTTTGCTGGGAAAAACACAGGAACCCAAGATGACCCGTTTTTTGGCAGAGCAACTGGCCATGTCACATTGGTTTAGCAAGAAAAAGGCTGAGACATTATTAGGCTATCAGGAAAAGGTTTCGACAGAGCTTGGAATGGAGCGTTTGATTGCTTGGTTGCAGCAGGAGCGGCTGTAG
- the ppk2 gene encoding polyphosphate kinase 2: MADKKEKEAGKKKESPIKVKLLEGTAMKNMNKKEKKDRRAVWIKKATLDYEVELKSMQVELMKLQKHMKATGMRVLAIFEGRDAAGKGGTIKRITAFLNPRNTRVVALSKPSDTEITQWYFQRYAPHLPAAGELVLFDRSWYNRAMVEPVMGFCTDEQHKRFLKDVPLFEQMLVKDGILLFKFYFSVSKDEQSRRFESRKHDLLKQYKLSPVDNLAQQLWDKYSVKKFQMLNESNRTLTPWTIIRSDNKKKARINCMKHILSNIEYNKKIDPEKLIPDPEIVISGIDEIKHMERNLFQPTQLRG; this comes from the coding sequence ATGGCGGACAAAAAAGAGAAAGAAGCGGGGAAAAAAAAAGAGAGTCCGATCAAGGTGAAGCTTCTTGAAGGGACAGCAATGAAAAATATGAACAAAAAAGAAAAAAAAGACCGCCGTGCCGTATGGATTAAAAAGGCCACCCTGGATTATGAAGTTGAGCTGAAAAGTATGCAGGTCGAACTCATGAAGCTGCAAAAGCACATGAAAGCCACTGGCATGCGGGTGCTGGCTATTTTTGAAGGTCGTGATGCCGCAGGCAAGGGTGGAACCATCAAGCGGATCACCGCCTTTCTCAATCCCCGAAATACCCGGGTGGTAGCTCTGTCAAAGCCCAGTGATACCGAGATAACTCAGTGGTATTTTCAGCGCTATGCCCCCCATCTTCCCGCTGCTGGGGAGTTAGTGCTCTTTGATCGCTCCTGGTACAATCGGGCAATGGTGGAGCCGGTCATGGGATTCTGCACTGATGAGCAGCATAAGCGCTTTCTTAAGGATGTGCCCTTGTTTGAGCAGATGTTGGTCAAAGACGGCATTCTTCTTTTTAAGTTTTACTTTTCTGTTTCCAAAGATGAGCAATCCCGAAGATTTGAATCTCGTAAGCATGACCTCCTCAAGCAGTATAAGCTGTCGCCAGTGGATAATCTGGCACAGCAGCTCTGGGATAAGTACAGCGTAAAAAAATTTCAGATGCTCAATGAGTCTAACCGCACCCTTACTCCGTGGACGATCATTCGGTCGGACAACAAGAAAAAAGCCAGAATAAATTGCATGAAGCATATTCTTTCCAATATTGAATATAACAAAAAGATAGACCCGGAAAAACTCATCCCGGACCCAGAAATTGTGATTTCTGGTATTGATGAGATCAAGCATATGGAAAGAAATCTTTTTCAGCCCACGCAGCTCAGGGGATAA
- a CDS encoding CvpA family protein — protein sequence MVTLSFFFWFLILLFATIGSMRGWAKEMLVSFSLIMALFIMQVGLTHVGPIKKLWKAMDGSTQFYAASLILILFALFGYHTPNAKKVNVKLSQDNKSAARHWLQDMMLGAILGAGNGYLLAGTLWFFLDLAKYPVPDWVLTAPDQTTPAGEAALKLINWLPPVWLEIPVIYFVVAVVFTFVIIVLI from the coding sequence ATGGTTACACTCAGCTTTTTCTTTTGGTTTCTTATCCTGCTGTTCGCGACCATCGGTTCCATGCGCGGGTGGGCAAAAGAGATGCTCGTCTCCTTTAGCCTCATTATGGCTCTTTTTATCATGCAGGTCGGGTTGACCCATGTTGGGCCAATAAAGAAATTATGGAAGGCAATGGATGGGTCAACCCAATTCTATGCGGCCTCCCTCATCTTAATTCTCTTTGCCCTTTTTGGCTATCATACACCTAATGCCAAAAAGGTGAATGTGAAGTTATCGCAGGATAATAAGAGCGCTGCCCGGCATTGGCTACAGGACATGATGCTGGGCGCTATCTTGGGGGCTGGTAATGGCTATCTTTTGGCGGGAACGCTTTGGTTTTTTTTGGATTTGGCAAAGTATCCGGTCCCAGACTGGGTATTGACTGCGCCAGATCAAACAACTCCAGCCGGAGAGGCTGCATTAAAGCTTATTAACTGGCTGCCGCCGGTTTGGCTGGAAATACCGGTTATCTATTTTGTGGTGGCCGTGGTTTTTACTTTTGTGATTATTGTCTTGATTTGA